The genomic interval CCGCGCCCGCGAACGTGTCGCCGCGCAATAAGAGTCCGATGCCGCCCGCGAGCAGCGCGCCGCCCATCATCCCGAGGAAGAGCCAGAACGACAGCGGGTCCTGCTCGAAGGCATGCACCGACTGGACGACGCCGGAGCGCGTGATGAACGTGCCGAGCAGCACGAGGACGAAGCTCACCGTGGCGAGCATGATCGCCCACTTCTTGAAGCCGTCGCGCCGCTTGTAGACCGTGAAGCTGTGCAGCAGCCCGACGCCGGTCAGCCACGGCAGCAGCGAGGCGTTCTCGACCGGGTCCCACGCCCAGTAGCCGCCCCAGCCGAGGACGACGTACGCCCACACGGCCCCGAGACCGATGCCGATGCCCAGGAAGAGCCACACGAAGACCGTGATCCGGTCGACGTGCTCGACCCACTTCTTCGACGAATCGCCCGTGATGAGGGCGGCCATCGCGTACGCGAACGGGATCGTCATCCCCGCATAGCCGATGAACAGCGTCGGCGGATGGAAGATCATCGCCCAGTGCTGCAGCAGCGGGTTCATCGCCGCGTTCACGAGCAGTTTCCCGGTCGCCGGGTCGATCCAGTCGGTGGGCGTCACCTTGAAGGGGTTGTTCTTCTCGATGAAGAGAGCCACGAGGAAGAAGACCTGCACGAAGTTCGTCACGGCGAGCGCGATGTTCGAGAGCCGGTCCGTCTCGGACATCCGCTTGTAGGCGACGTAGGCCGCGAATCCGGAGAGCAGCCACTCCCAGAAGAGCAGCGAGCCCTCGCGACCGGCCCACACGCCCGAGATGCGATAGAGCCACCACAGGCGCGAGACGTCCGTGCTGTGGTTCTCGGCGACGTACTTGAACGCGAAGTTCTCGCCGAAGAACGCCGCGAGCAGGAGGCCCGTCGCGAACGTGACGAAGGCCAGCGACGCGAAGGTCGCGATGTATCCGGTGTTCGTGAGTTGCTCGCCCTGTTCGTCGTCGCGCCGCAGAGCGCCCCAGACGAGCGACGCTATGGCGACGACGGACGAGATCAGGCCGAGCAGCAGGAACAGGTTTCCGACTCCGGTCGATC from Coriobacteriia bacterium carries:
- the ccsA gene encoding cytochrome c biogenesis protein CcsA; amino-acid sequence: MRSTGVGNLFLLLGLISSVVAIASLVWGALRRDDEQGEQLTNTGYIATFASLAFVTFATGLLLAAFFGENFAFKYVAENHSTDVSRLWWLYRISGVWAGREGSLLFWEWLLSGFAAYVAYKRMSETDRLSNIALAVTNFVQVFFLVALFIEKNNPFKVTPTDWIDPATGKLLVNAAMNPLLQHWAMIFHPPTLFIGYAGMTIPFAYAMAALITGDSSKKWVEHVDRITVFVWLFLGIGIGLGAVWAYVVLGWGGYWAWDPVENASLLPWLTGVGLLHSFTVYKRRDGFKKWAIMLATVSFVLVLLGTFITRSGVVQSVHAFEQDPLSFWLFLGMMGGALLAGGIGLLLRGDTFAGADEFDSLLSKESSYYFNNVLMLVASLLTAYLTVTSALPKWLPGGGQSFGAATYDAVARPVGIFYVLIMAVCPILAWKMTEPSTFWKRAQWPLVGTAGLGALLMVVWRVVLWPNWAAEYAKLHPTGGPMPPPLADPVHGWMAVIGLLVGALAVSMSVYLFVDGALKRASAREESFGVALWNILVKARSQSGGYLTHLGIGVILIGLVGSTMFVHDIPATLPSKAGASFAAGDYTFAFADIVRQVRPNGDELNAVRYNVTRGGKPAGTIQPSQLYHAVQEQATVNVDIIYEPLRDVFVILEAVSDDGQISMNVKINPLIGFVWTGFLITIIGTALAVWPKRRALAA